One window of Pieris napi chromosome 1, ilPieNapi1.2, whole genome shotgun sequence genomic DNA carries:
- the LOC125054009 gene encoding chromodomain-helicase-DNA-binding protein 1 isoform X3, translated as MLLKGFMNESESESTSEKGEKTDSSGSGSGSESDSGSSSSGSASGANSGSEKSSNAGQFHFSEDGKSSLKDSHANSSKSDHHTDKDSSDDSIRQKSRNNHDKIKSDLWEDNPDIYGVRRSARSRKEPDRLKLADSDSSDKGRSNGRRNRKKSDSWNSDSSDSDSDIKGSPPPPSKRPGQRGVPLRKKKPTRRRFTSDDEDESSELSDDTKSRTATRRTGAAAVSYKEASDEQTDSSDLLEVDNVEGEMEAEPEPEEHSETIEKILGIRRGKIGVTGNVTTVYYIEENGDPNKDCNPDDEETTEPQYLIKWKGWSHIHNTWESEKSIMEQKVKGLKKLENYKKKESELAWWRKQAGPEDIDYFECQSELQQELVKSYNFVERIFAEQTRELEGGGTAHEYFCKWESLPYADATWEDSALIEKKWPEQVQHFKAREAATTTPSRHCPVLRRRPKFHQVKEQPEYMGKDQTYILRDYQMDGLNWLIHSWCKDNSVILADEMGLGKTIQTICFLYYLFKTQQLYGPFLCVVPLSTMTAWQREFTQWAPDVNVVTYIGDVSSRDIIRQFEWSFASSKRLKFNAILTTYEILLKDRQFLKTFSWACLLVDEAHRLKNDDSLLYKALKEFDTNQRLLVTGTPLQNSLKELWALLHFIMPYRFESWEEFEKDHEDAATKGYEKLHKQLEPFILRRQKKDVEKSLPAKVEQILRVEMTSIQKQYYKWILTKNYSELRKGVKGSTNTFINIVIELKKCCNHALLTKPEDFETRASLATTDAVEKLLRGSGKLLLLDKLLCRLKETGHRVLIFSQMVRMLDILAEYLQRRHFPFQRLDGSIKGELRKQALDHFNAEGSQDFCFLLSTRAGGLGINLATADTVIIFDSDWNPQNDLQAQARAHRIGQKNQVNIYRLVTARSVEEDIVERAKRKMVLDHLVIQRMDTTGRTVLNKRDASGTSANNPFNKEDLNAILKFGAEELFKDDDENDEDPVCDIDEILQRAETRDEGPAMVGDELLSAFKVASFAFDEEKAVMGVKKDGGDEEGKDWDDIIPENVRKTLAEQAKTKKMEDLYLPPRRKTQQNNLNSSEGDRRRRGRGGEADGADGADGDADADDSDVSDADVSADDDRPRKRGRPPASHREKIKGFTDQEIRRFVKSYKKFSAPLKHLDSIACDAELQEKPLAELKKLGEILQERCRSVLNDTADTSNDHSDGRKNARKSFKLGGVSVNAKTMAACQNELAPLDEFLPETKEERLKWHLDFKTRPANFDVAWAVEDDSKLLAGIYQYGLGSWEAIKMDSSFGIGDKILTNEDKKPQAKHLQSRADYLLKLIKKLLDQKNGKQKQRKPRMKRGTKEPVTKDIVEDDVSSGDDHKKNNRAAKEKGKLKMEELLTHDENSCERKEKDKKRSKKEGKDRTKNDKVKKNKKPAGPMHFTANNEPRALEVLGDLDPSVFEECKEKMRPVKKALRALDNPDQTLSETEQVSRTRACLSQIGSQIDICLDAYPDPEKKVEWRSNLWYFVSKFTNFDAKQLFRLYKYGLKKSDTKHKDGKHKENVKGNARNNINSNNHIKSKKDGRNDENSERKEKRQRLEKSDKNNDKAAHASGVKRKLEEGECDPDPNDSKRHERHKHKHKDRKCRDGSLKRDDLSHRERSRSERERDRERDRDRERDRDRERDRDRERDRERSRTRRDSGGGGPRVRQPYAHPHSEHPTHGHPPHSTHPAHPGWTPPAYPGPRQYRSDRNPRTHDKRRFGGYPPMGGGPYSGYYDGAAMPGSMGFPPVRPYPEDWRGYAQPEYPYDDREYEREVYRRDYDRRAPPT; from the exons GGATCCGGAAGTGAAAG TGACAGTGGCTCCAGTTCATCTGGTTCAGCTTCGGGTGCTAACTCTGGATCAGAAAAATCTTCAAATGCAGGGCAATTTCACTTCAGCGAGGATGGCAAGTCATCACTAAAAGATAGTCATGCCAATTCATCTAAATCTGATCACCACACTGATAAGGATTCATCTGATGATAGCATTAGACAAAAATCCCGAAATAATcatgataaaataaagtcaGATCTTTGGGAGGATAACCCTGACATTTATGGTGTAAGAAGATCTGCAAGGTCTCGTAAAGAACCAGATAGGTTAAAGTTGGCAGATAGTGATTCTAGTGACAAAGGAAGAAGTAATGgtagaagaaatagaaagaagag TGATTCCTGGAATTCTGATTCCTCAGATAGTGATAGTGATATTAAAGGGTCACCACCCCCACCTTCCAAAAGACCAGGCCAAAGAGGAGTACCATTAAGAAAAAAGAAACCAACAAGAAGAAGATTTACTAGTGATGATGAAGATGAAAGTAGTGAACTTTCAGATGACACAAAAAG TCGAACTGCCACACGTCGCACGGGAGCTGCTGCTGTTAGTTATAAAGAAGCCAGCGATGAACAAACAGATTCCTCGGATTTGCTGGAAGTGGATAATGTTGAGGGCGAGATGGAAGCTGAACCTGAACCTGAAGAACACAgtgaaacaatagaaaaaatacttGGTATTCGACGCGGCAAAATAGGAG TCACGGGAAATGTGACTACAGTTTACTATATAGAAGAAAATGGTGATCCAAACAAGGATTGCAATCCAGACGATGAAGAGACTACAGAACCACAGTACCTCATTAAGTGGAAGGGATGGTCCCACATTCATAATACATGGGAATCTGAGAAGTCGATTATGGAACAAAAGGTTAAAGGGTTGAAAAAATTGGAAAACTATAAGAAAAAGGAATCAGAGTTAGCATGGTGGAGAAAACAAGCTGGGCCAGAAGATATTGATTATTTTGAATGTCAATCAGAACTGCAACAAGAATTAGTCAAGTCTTATAACTTTGTGGAGAGGATATTTG CTGAACAGACTCGGGAGCTTGAGGGAGGTGGAACAGCAcatgaatatttttgtaaatggGAATCACTTCCATATGCTGATGCAACATGGGAAGATTCTGCACTTATAGAAAAGAAATGGCCTGAACAAGTTCAGCATTTTAAGGCTAGGGAAGCAGCAACAACAACCCCATCTAGACATTGCCCTGTTTTGAGACGAAGGCCAAAATTCCATCAAGTTAAAGAACAGCCAGAATACATGGGTAAAGACCAG acatatatattaagagATTATCAAATGGATGGGTTAAACTGGTTAATACATTCCTGGTGTAAAGACAATTCTGTTATTCTTGCCGATGAAATGGGTTTAGGTAAAACTATTCAG aCAATATGTTTTCTGTATTACTTGTTCAAAACACAACAATTATATGGACCATTCCTTTGTGTAGTACCATTAAGTACAATGACTGCATGGCAAAGAGAGTTCACGCAGTGGGCGCCTGATGTTAATGTTGTTACCTATATTGGAGATGTCTCTAGTAGAGATAtt ATCAGACAATTTGAATGGAGTTTTGCTAGTTCAAAGAGGCTAAAATTCAATGCAATCTTGACAACATAtgaaattttactaaaagatagacaatttttaaaaactttcagTTGGGCTTGCCTGCTTGTAGATGAAGCTCATAGGCTAAAAAATGATGATTCACTTTTGTACAAGGCACTTAAAGAATTTGACACAAATCAAAGGTTACTAGTCACAGGAACACCTTTACAGAATTCACTTAAGGAATTATGGGCTCTACTACATTTTATTATGCCTTACAG atttGAATCTTGGGAGGAATTTGAAAAAGATCATGAAGATGCAGCGACGAAAGGCTATGAGAAACTCCACAAACAACTAGAGCCATTTATATTAAGACGACAAAAGAAAGACGTGGAAAAGTCCCTACCCGCTAAAGTAGAACAAATATTACGAGTAGAAATGACgtcaatacaaaaacaatattacaaGTGGATTCTTACAAAAAACTACAGTGAATTACGGAAAGGCGTAAAGGGTTCAACAAACACATTTATCAATATTGTAATAGAGCTGAAAAAGTGTTGCAATCACGCTCTTTTGACGAAACCGGAAGATTTTGAAACACGGGCGTCACTTGCGACAACTGATGCAGTCGAG AAACTATTAAGAGGATctggaaaattattattgctaGATAAATTGCTATGTAGACTTAAAGAAACGGGTCATAgggtattaattttttcacaaatGGTTAGAATGTTGGATATACTAGCAGAATATTTGCAAAGGAGACATTTTCCTTTTCAAAGACTGGATGGCAGTATAAAAGGAGAGTTAAGAAAGCAAGCTCTTGACCATTTTAATGCTGAAGGATCTCAGGACTTTTGTTTCTTGCTTTCGACTCGAGCAGGAGGCTTGGGAATTAATTTAGCAACAGCTGATACTGTGATAATATTTGATTCAGACTGGAATCCTCAGAATGACTTACAGGCTCAAGCGAGAGCTCATCGAATAGGTCAAAAGAATCAG GTCAACATTTATCGGTTAGTAACTGCCAGGTCCGTGGAAGAAGACATCGTAGAGAGGGCTAAACGAAAAATGGTACTAGATCATCTCGTGATCCAGCGAATGGACACTACTGGTCGAACTGTCCTTAATAAACGCGATGCGTCCGGTACAAGTGCTAATAACCCGTTCAATAAGGAAGACCTCAATGCTATATTGAAGTTTGGAGCCGAAGAACTGTTTAAAGATGATGATGAAAATGATGAAGATCCAGtc TGTGATATTGATGAAATCTTACAACGAGCTGAAACACGGGATGAAGGGCCTGCTATGGTGGGAGATGAATTGCTTTCTGCTTTTAAAGTAGCCAGTTTTGCATTTGATGAAGAAAAGGCTGTCATGGGCGTGAAAAAAGACGGAGGAGACGAAGAAGGCAAAGATTGG gaTGATATCATACCAGAAAATGTCCGAAAGACGCTAGCGGAGCAAGCGAAAACCAAGAAAATGGAGGATCTATATCTACCGCCTCGTAGGAAAACGCAACAAAACAATTTGAACA GCTCAGAAGGTGATCGCAGGAGACGTGGCCGGGGTGGGGAAGCTGACGGTGCCGATGGGGCAGACGGAGACGCTGACGCTGATGATTCGGATGTTTCTGACGCTGATGTCAGCGCTGATGATGACCGCCCTAGGAAACGTGGTCGGCCACCGGCCAGCCACAGGGAGAAGATCAAGGGATTTACAGATCAGGAG ATAAGACGATTTGTGAAGAGTTACAAAAAGTTTTCAGCGCCATTGAAACATTTAGATAGCATTGCTTGCGATGCAGAATTACAGGAAAAACCTTTAGCGGAATTAAAGAAGTTAGGAGAAATTCTTCAAGAGAGGTGTAGATCTGTTCTCAATGACACAGCTGATACTTCGA ATGATCATAGCGATGGCCGGAAAAATGCAAGAAAATCGTTTAAATTGGGCGGCGTGTCTGTAAACGCCAAGACGATGGCGGCATGCCAAAATGAACTCGCGCCATTAGATGAATTTCTTCCCGAAACAAAAGAGGAAAGACTTAAGTGGCATTTAGATTTTAA AACGCGACCGGCTAATTTTGATGTCGCCTGGGCCGTAGAGGATGACTCTAAACTACTTGCAGGGATTTACCAATATGGCTTGGGATCCTGGGAGGCTATAAAAATGGATTCATCCTTTGGTATTGGGGATAAAATATTAACCAATGAGGATAAGAAGCCGCAAGCAAAGCATTTACAATCGAGAGCCGATTATTTACTTAAGCTAATCAAAAAGTTGCTCGACCAGAAGAATGGTAAACAGAAGCAAAGAAAGCCGCGTATGAAGCGGGGCACTAAAGAGCCAGTCACCAAAGACATAGTTGAAGATGATGTCAGTTCTGGTGATGATCATAAAAAGAATAACAGGGCTGCAAAGGAAAAG GGTAAACTCAAAATGGAAGAACTATTGACACACGATGAAAACTCGTGTGAAAGAAAGGAAAAAGATAAGAAAAGGTCAAAGAAGGAGGGTAAAGACAGGACAAAAAACGACAAggttaaaaagaataaaaaaccaGCTGGGCCTATGCATTTTACTGCAAATAATGAACCGCGGGCTTTAGAAGTATTAGGAGATTTAGATCCATCCGTTTTTGAAGag TGTAAAGAAAAAATGAGGCCAGTTAAGAAAGCCTTAAGAGCCCTTGACAATCCAGATCAAACTTTATCAGAAACAGAACAAGTATCGAGAACAAGAGCTTGCCTCTCGCAAATCGGAAGTCAAATAGATATCTGTTTGGACGCTTATCCTGATCCTGAAAAGAAGGTTGAGTGGAGAAGTAATCTCTGGTACTTTGTCTCCAAGTTTACAAACTTTGACGCAAAGCAATTGTTtaggttatataaatatggtCTCAAAAAAAGTGATACAAAGCATAAGGATGGAAAACACAAGGAAAATGTTAAG gGAAATGCcagaaacaatattaattctaACAATCACATAAAATCAAAAAAAGATGGCAGAAACGATGAAAATTCCGAGCGAAAGGAGAAACGACAGCGGCTCGAGAAAtctgataaaaataatgataaagcTGCACACGCTTCGGGGGTTAAGAGAAAATTGGAAGAGGGTGAATGTGATCCTGATCCAAATGATAGTAAAAGACATgaaag ACATAAGCACAAGCATAAGGATCGCAAGTGTAGGGATGGAAGCCTGAAGCGAGATGATTTGTCCCATAGGGAGCGGAGTCGGAGCGAGCGGGAACGGGATCGGGAGAGGGATCGAGACCGGGAGCGGGATCGCGATCGAGAGAGGGACCGGGATCGAGAACGAGATCGAGAACGGTCGAGAACGAGGCGGGATAGCGGAGGTGGCGGACCCCGAGTTCGACAACCGTATGCACATCCGCATTCGGAACATCCCACACACGGTCATCCGCCTCACTCCACTCACCCCGCCCACCCTGGCTGGACGCCTCCAGCCTATCCGGGCCCCAGGCAGTACCGGAGCGATCGGAATCCGAGAACACACGATAAGAGAAG GTTTGGGGGTTATCCTCCCATGGGAGGCGGCCCCTACAGTGGGTACTACGACGGGGCGGCGATGCCGGGCAGCATGGGATTCCCGCCCGTGAGGCCATATCCCGAAGACTGGCGGGGCTACGCCCAGCCGGAGTACCCCTACGATGACCGGGAATATGAACGTGAGGTCTATCGACGAGACTACGATAGACGCGCCCCACCTACATAG